The Glycine soja cultivar W05 chromosome 6, ASM419377v2, whole genome shotgun sequence genome has a window encoding:
- the LOC114414797 gene encoding probable pectin methylesterase CGR3: protein MSRRPANPSRRFGDSGGGLFSSSKSKASPVLSVGLIIVGCLFLIAYVYKGSGGFGSHLESVSRVEGDYLCAREVLRAIPVLQKAYGDSLHKVLHVGPDTCYVVSKFLKEEETEAWGIEPYDVEDADGNCKALILKGIVRMADIKFPLPYRPKSFSLVIVSDALDFLSPRYLNKTLPDLARVSADGIVIFTGFPDNQKAKVADVSKMGRAAKMRSSSWWVRFFLSINLEENETASKKFAQASTKSSYISNCQIFHLKSLH, encoded by the exons ATGTCGCGGAGACCGGCGAATCCGTCTCGGCGATTCGGGGACAGTGGAGGTGGATTGTTTTCATCTTCGAAATCAAAGGCGTCACCGGTTTTGTCGGTTGGGCTCATAATTGTG GGATGTCTGTTTCTCATTGCGTATGTGTACAAGGGCTCAG GCGGGTTTGGTAGCCATTTGGAGTCTGTGAGCAGGGTTGAag GAGATTATTTGTGTGCTAGAGAGGTCCTACGAGCAATTCCCGTTTTGCAGAAAGCATATGGTGATAGCTTACATAAAGTTTTGCATGTTGGTCCTGATACTTGCTATGTGGTCTCTAAATTTTTAAAGGAGGAGGAAACTGAAGCCTGGGGTATAGAACCTTATGATGTAGAGGATGCTGATGGTAATTGCAAAGCACTTATCCTCAAAGGCATTGTGCGTATGGCTGATATCAAGTTTCCTCTTCCATACAGGCCAAAATCTTTCTCTCTCGTAATTGTTTCGGATGCCCTTGATTTCTTATCTCCCAGATACCTTAACAAAACTCTTCCAGATTTGGCAAGGGTATCAGCTGATGGAATAGTGATATTTACTG GTTTTCCAGATAATCAAAAGGCTAAGGTTGCAGATGTTTCTAAAATGGGAAGAGCG GCTAAGATGAGGAGTTCATCCTGGTGGGTTCGGTTTTTCCTTTCGATTAACTTAGAGGAGAATGAAACTGCTTCCAAAAAGTTTGCACAGGCTTCAACTAAGAGTTCATACATTTCAAATTGCCAGATATTCCACCTGAAGTCTCTCCATTGA